Genomic segment of Diceros bicornis minor isolate mBicDic1 chromosome 29, mDicBic1.mat.cur, whole genome shotgun sequence:
CTTAGATTGtggttttttgcagaaatgactCCTTAAAATGACCAGTTTTGTGTCATCAACAATTACttaatagaaggaaaataatttttctgatagttttttttttatgtcttttagaGAGCAAAATGTCATCAGTGGAATCACACCAGGAACAGTTGTCCCAGTCAGATCCATCTCCATCACCAAACTCATGTAGTTCCTTTGAGCTAATAGACATGGATGCTGGCGGTTTGTATGAACCAGTTTCTCCTCACTggttttattgtaaaataatagATTCTAAGGAGGCGTGGATTCCTTTCAATTCTGAGGATTCACAGCAGTTGGAAGAGGCATATGGCTCTGGTAGGATGAAAATGATAACTTGTAATAGGCAAAGACTGACTATCATCTCTCTCAAACTATAATATAATAGTCTTTGTAGTgagttctattaaaaataaattttagattttttattcTAGTTATCTCCTATAGCATTTTTATGTAGAAGCTCTGCATTACTACCCAGCcaatttataatatttaagaatttggtctgtattttgaaaactacctATTGTAATTTCTGCATAGTTATCCAGTAATATTTACGTTCTCGCTtatgttttagtttttgtttataaAGAGTGTGtatggggtgggcagtgtcacatTGCAAAggaatgaattctttttttttttttaattttatttatttatttatttttcctccaaagtgccagtagatagttatatgtcatagctgcacatccgtctagttgctgtatgtgggacatggcctcagcatggtcggagaagcggtgcatcagtgcgccccCGGATCCtgccctggccgccagcagcggagcttgagcacttaaccgctaagccatggggccggccctaggaatgaATTCTTTAACTTGtcacttgtttttcttctttcatgaaACAAACAAGATGCTAGTTACTACTTTATCATCATGATGGTCATGGTCATTAATTTACATTTTGGTCCCTTAAGCAAAAGATTCAGGAAAGCCCTcttatacactttttttttttttttttttttgtgggacaTTGCTGTCTCttctcagaaaaagaacaaaacagtgtGTGGCCATTGTTTTTTTCATGTTTCGTTTAAACCAAGAATGAGAGTTTGTAGAGTAGTTAGtgaaaaaaacatattaaattCCATTTTGTTACGTTTAGCCAAGAAGAAACTGTTCGTTCACCtgttttataacattatttaGAGTATAACTTAGAATTGTATTTTGGGAGGTTTATTTTGATGTGTACTTCTTTTATCCTTTCCAATCCTTGATAGGAAAAGATTGTAATGGGAGAGTTGTCCCCACTGACGGGGGCAGATATGATGTTCATTTGGGGGAGAGGATGCGGTATGCTGTATACTGGGATGAGCTAGCATCGGAAGTGAGACGATGTACCTGGTTTTACAAGGGAGACAAAGATAATAAGTATGTTCCCTACTCGGAGAGCTTCAGCCAAGTATTAGAGGTATTCCTTTGACCCTtttttactcattttattcatttttttcttatttaataatcttttcttcctcctgtgatttattttgtgaaatttcCAGAAAGAGTTTGgttctctctgcatctcagtttaTAGTATTTATTTTTGCAAGTTAGTTTCAGGATAAAGtagttttcagatttttaaaatactatggAAACTGTTATgcctttaaattaaaatttttttctctaatggtGATCATTGTTAATATTTAAACTATGGCCACAGGGTTGGtcttttttgccttttatttttcttgctctgaAAACAGTCTGAAATTTGCTTTCTTTAAATTGGAGTAGGACAttaatattattgaaagaaatatatcaaaatgtgaGCAGTGATGATCTCTAGTTTAGATGATGGAAttaggagtgatttttttttctttgtcctgtGCTATTATCTATTGTAACTTCAAacgaattttaaaataaatttgataaatcaAGAGAAAGAACTATATGTGTAATATATTCCTAATTTCATGGAAAAATATACATGCATTAATATTGaaagaaatatatcaaaatgtgaGTATCTCCAGTCTATATGataggagtgattttttttttgtcctacactattatctgttgtaattttaaaagaatttaaaaaccaATTTGGTAAATTGGAGTAGGATATTCTTATTGTAATTGTTTAGCAGTATTCTTATGAAAAAGTTCAGTTTTAATAGAAAAGCTATTAGAGAAATCTAgtgaaatgtgttttcttttaaggaaACTTACATGCTTGCTGTAACtctggatgaatggaaaaagaaactggAGTCTCCCAATAGAGAAATTATTATATTACACAATCCAAAGGTAAAGCAAATTAAAGCCTTTCTCTACTGCTGAGATTAAAGGTTAATTGCATTACTAAAGAGAATTTAATTGGTTTCTTTTTCCTAGGGTAACCTTTGGAAATTTTATATTGCATTCACAATTATGAAACTTAAAACTTGTAGCTGCTGCCATTATTTACCTCGTTTAGCTTATACAGAAGAATTCCCTTTGGGAAAATGATGCCACTGTAGATTATCACTGCACATTATGTAGGCATATCTTCCATGTGTAGGGTGTCGTTGAAGGATCTGTTAGCctgatgtattttcttttttttttagctttattgaggtataattgacaaataaaattgtaagatatttaagttATACAACATTAGTGTAATATATTTTTAGGGTTCTCATTTCAAGCTGTGGGAGTTGCATATCAAAACTCCAGTTGAGATTTGACTATGTATTATGTTTTGAAAGACATGTTTCTACCCATCACAATGTATAATTGGAGATGTcttaatgtaaaatatctttattGCTCTGATCTTTTCTATTTAAGCTTATGGTGCATTACCAGCCAGTTGCAGGGTCTGATGAATGGGGTTCAACACCCACTGAGCAGGGTCGACCAAGAACAGTGAAGAGAGGAGTTGAGAACATCTCTGTTGACATTCATTGTGGTAATGTTaatcagtaatttttttcttatcttctaaTATACTTATTTGTTTATGACTTAAATTGTGATCTTTTTCTCCGGATTTGGATTATCTCAAGGCTTAAAAGTGATCTTTAATCATATGGGCTTATTCTGAGTGTTAAGATTAGTATCACTTCATCTACTAAGAATCTTAGAtataaacatttcttttaaagTTGCTGAATATGTATTGTGGAATGGGTAAAAAGTGGCAGTGGTAATAGGAAGTCACTAAGTACAGATGAACTGAGTTCTAATTCTAAGAAGTGTGATTTCACCTGTTTGATgagaaatttattcctggtaacTCCTGTCTTTGAAGATTTTCAACTAAGGAAAGCTATTTTTTAGTAGGACTTGGATGGTTATCCATTGCTTTCTAGCTAGGGTCATTTATATATTATGATTGGTTTTATAATCTATTTAACTGGATTATAAAATTACTTTTACCTTGCAGAAGAAATAGCTTGTCTCTTGGACAAAGTCTTAGACTTACTgtaatttaaaaagatgaatttaaaATTTCAGGCTTCAAATACATACCAGACATTGGTACTATTGATAAAAATGGAGTATTAGATAAAAGTATTCTATCAATGTTAAATTGCCTAAATTCGATAACTGCACTGTGGTCATATCATAGaatattcttaggaaatacacattgAAATAATAAAGGGTTAAAGAGTTATGATGTGTGCACTCTATTGATGTATGCAACctgctctcaaatggttcagaaaaataaatgtgtgtgtatacacataaagagagagagagaataaagtaAATGTGGTAAATGTTCAAGTGTTGAAATGTGTAAAAAGTACATGGGTGTTCCTGTACTATTCTTTCAAGTTTTCTGTAAGATTgcagttatttcaaaataagtttaaaaaaccTGAACATTTTTTTCACAGACTTATTTCAAGATAaattagaaacaaagaaaaatcactaTATTTTTACTAAGTAGttaaatataagaatattttGTATCCTTTAAATTATCTGCTTATATTTTAACTTGCCCATCTCTATAGCTTATTCATTGTTAATATTTGACTTGAGGATACATGAATAGCTGTATCGAATAATCgttcttttaaatttcatttataggGGAACCTTTACAAATAGATCACTTGGTTTTTGTAGTCCATGGGATTGGACCAGCTTGTGATCTCCGCTTTCGAAGCATTGTGCAGTGTGGTAGGTTTGCGAAGCATATAAGATTAGATCATTAATGGGAATATTAGTCAGTGCTCCTGGAGCTGAGATGAAGTGTTGTCTTTAGTCTGTTGTCTTTGCTGCATAATAAGATTTGGAGAGCTAAAGACAGGTGGCAAGGTAGTAAAGCTTCCCAGCTTAGACCTAAAGTACTAGTAAATTCCTTAGGCTGATAGTTTATGCTCTTAACTAATAATTCTTGAGTGAAACAAGCCCTTAATCCttataaaattgttttatgaTGTGATGGTCCTATTTTCTAACCATTCTAAATTTAAAGGAAACCATAAAGATGATATAGTTTAAATGAATAACAGAAGCTTCAGTCATTTTTGTAATTAATACTGTGATAAACCTCTTGATAATTAGAATATTTAGGTCCTTAGTATAACTTGATTTTGAAAGGTAGTGTCCTCTAAAACTTGATAGTATTTATAGTCTGAGTTTCCCAGTTTAGGAATCTTATCCTACTGGCTTATGCTTCGAAGCATAAACCTTCTAGAAGGTTAAGATCAACGTAATATGAATTTTAAACagcagtgtattttttttttaaatctaaaatattaGGTAGTGGTTGTTTGTAAGAACCAGAAAGTTAGGATAGAAATCTGACTGCAAGGCCAATTGacataatcatgtgatttttttctttttttttaatttaaacagtTCCCATGACACAGTAGACGTTTTGAAgttagcttttctttctttctttcttttttttttttgtgaggaagattagtcctgagctaacatctgttgccagtcctcctttttttgctgaggaagactggccctgggctaacatcatgcccgtgttcctctactttatatgggacgccaccacagcatagcttgacaagcggcgcattggtgcgcgcctgggatctgaaccctgggccactgcagcagagcgtgtgcacttaactgctacaccaccgggcctgcCCGAAGTTAGCTTTTCTtttgatgaaatgttttgtatagGTTCTGTATTAAAGGAACAGCTTTTCCTATATGCACTGATAATTTTTCCCAAATACCACTttgctatttttgtgtgtgtgtgtgaggaagatgagccctgagctaacagctgatgctaatcctcctctttttgccgagaaagattggccctgggct
This window contains:
- the DDHD2 gene encoding phospholipase DDHD2 isoform X4 codes for the protein MSSVESHQEQLSQSDPSPSPNSCSSFELIDMDAGGLYEPVSPHWFYCKIIDSKEAWIPFNSEDSQQLEEAYGSGKDCNGRVVPTDGGRYDVHLGERMRYAVYWDELASEVRRCTWFYKGDKDNKYVPYSESFSQVLEETYMLAVTLDEWKKKLESPNREIIILHNPKLMVHYQPVAGSDEWGSTPTEQGRPRTVKRGVENISVDIHCGEPLQIDHLVFVVHGIGPACDLRFRSIVQCEICSE